The genomic segment GTCAAATCAGGTAAGGGCAATACGCAAAAGTTTGCCAGAACAAATTAAAAATCTCGGTGTTGCTCCTGTCCGCGTTTCCCTCATTCCCCAAGCTATAGCTAAGACCCACCGTCCCGAAAAACTGTTTTCAGGAAACACATGTCCAATAACGGAACAACCGCATTTGGGGAACTTTGGACTTTTGCTGCTGGTACGACGATACAAGTAAAGAATTAGAGCATGATTCGCAACATCGGGAGGCTATATACGATTCTTACGAGATAGAAATTAAATTTGATGAAAAAGACTCATTCGGTTTTCCGAAGGTCTATGAAACTTCCGGAAAGATCTTGCGATTTTCAACTGATTCAGAAATAAAACTGCAAGACCTTCATGTTGATAAAAGTGATTACAACAGTTGTTGCTTGGGAATATTTCCTGAGTACCGATGGAAAAGCGCGACAGATTTCATATTGAAAAAAGTTGTTTCGTTTTTTTACTGGCAATCCCACAGGAGAACAAAAGGAGAAGAACCGTGGAAGGGACACGCTCACGGAGACAGAGGCATCGAAGATGCCTTAGCTTTAGTATCTCATAGAGGTAAGGGCAGAAATCGCAATGCTTTGTGTTACTGTAACAGTAACAAGAAATACAAGAAATGTTGTTACCAGAAAGACTCAATATTGCGGTCAAGGTTGTTGAAAGTAAAAACGAATAGGAAAAAGTTTAGAGGTATGGCCAAACCTAGTGCATGAAATCATGATCAAGCAATGGTCGGATTGCCCATTCTTACCTCTAATCAAAGAAAGAGAATATATGTTGGTTATGTTACTTCAGTTGTCATGCAGTTTGCTCTTTCAAGCAACAGTTGCCGGAAGAGCTATAAAAATCCCATGTCTCAACTAAAACAACTCACTGTCCGCGGATTCAAGTCAATCCGCAGTCTCGAAAATTTCGAGTTAAGACCTCTGAATGTCCTGATTGGCGCCAATGGAGCCGGTAAAAGCAACCTTCTGAGTCTGTTTAAAATGCTCTCTGCACTTTCTCAGAAGCGACTTCAGTTCTTTATCAAAAACGAGGGTGGATCGGACACGCTGCTGTTCGGCGGACGAAAACTGACTTCAAGGCTTGAAGTGGCTCTGTCATTCGAAAACAACCGCTACGAATACGAGTTTTCACTTGAACCTGCATCCGACTCAGTAGCTTTCTCCGGCGAGAAACTCTCCCCAGAAATTACTGAAGACACCGTTGCTGACAGTTCCAAGACGGAGTCCGGCAACACAGTATGGCCCGGCGGACATAGCGAGGCACGCGTGGCGGATATCAATCATGGAGAATTCACATCCTACGTGCTGTCAGATATGGAACAGTGGCGCGTGTTTCATTTTCAGGACATGAGTGATACGTCCCAGGTGCGGCTGCTGTCGGATGTGCGCGACAACCTTCGGCTAAAACCGGACGCCGGAAACCTTGCGCCTTTTCTGCGTCATCTCCGAGAACGCCACCCTGACCATTATCGAAGGATCATTGAAGCAGTGCGGCTCTCAGCTCCATTCTTCGGGGATTTCGTCTATCGAAAGAACCCCGGTGACCGGATGGACCTTGAATGGTTTGAGGCATGGGGGAACCCAGACAGACCGCTTGGTCCCCGACAGTTCTCAGATGGCACGCTACGTTTCATCTGT from the Candidatus Dadabacteria bacterium genome contains:
- a CDS encoding AAA family ATPase, whose translation is MSQLKQLTVRGFKSIRSLENFELRPLNVLIGANGAGKSNLLSLFKMLSALSQKRLQFFIKNEGGSDTLLFGGRKLTSRLEVALSFENNRYEYEFSLEPASDSVAFSGEKLSPEITEDTVADSSKTESGNTVWPGGHSEARVADINHGEFTSYVLSDMEQWRVFHFQDMSDTSQVRLLSDVRDNLRLKPDAGNLAPFLRHLRERHPDHYRRIIEAVRLSAPFFGDFVYRKNPGDRMDLEWFEAWGNPDRPLGPRQFSDGTLRFICLATLLNQPENFPPNLILIDEPELGLHPYALTLLAEMLKQAADSRQVIVSTQSADLVNHFEPEDIVVVDRRDDESVFRRLSSEHLTYWLEDYTLGDLWKMNVLGGRP